One window of Desulfobaculum bizertense DSM 18034 genomic DNA carries:
- a CDS encoding tetratricopeptide repeat protein, translating to MHTLSSLLKDQPSLHESRMSTTGFCVWIVWSGELTSAIPNTFHDFGGMRIAEEQNQALWFFFSKDVFTALARLQVWANLNDLPVFLQAMPSALQVGFQLELSLSIHSELYSQQIMEPHSFQVLIHPDLRPSIEAIPGMRLTKLEHPDVGLSAASWSELHGDARMGFSSKLGWYFVIKPLGNSHDEGFVEGWRKFFGEIENVLKRLKVRYIVQNDNLICDLDSYGTLRKWCMEILSLLHRGKGKGDVSYWPSVMAAVEKDGYQFNEELPKKIPLDWAKLAPDFPHMSYRSAFLLGKPFHIKDVNYSFERSRFSDWCYLYLPESSEEELGGSLPMSLPIGFLAGKHRECFYCGMRNHTEKDCPSRKLAELSPETIKQLSRLDVEQMNEAYHQAGDTLKEKPLEGVRALLEGKEKPSLLTKSYFESKAVCQLRFLPLVWRAQGKNMPRGLEQLSPQESSPVEQAYNSLLAGDIPGAERLAKDAALHHPRDYKSRSLLGFIALERGDIERALSYWKEAESLGATPLHISYLKFVQGRANEVIGRSDLASTFYKDAQSVAPRWNELLYRQAVCMVRMGFSEHVVGVLDDLFERDPHMFNRLLMDPEIERGYLQILSHLWTVWSTAKAKAIEGKENLEELKADLDEWFGTEHEFNRDMQRRIAALLRLDGIENFVAFCHLSNGYKLLAKKKKARVESEVQLLEKKGKRFRQQLKVINSEISWFPFPRALREFNRDFNYCVTKLNWVAQQHFQVPRNFRRSHEYFEKVEDKLKRLGHRLITLKIIRDTTLFSLILGKSFMWIEIVCLGFALAAVPAAVYFLDMSQYPWLNSLVGEQKWSLQKGAVVIFSAIALVLSTIRTALVFEKKRRALFSKDGKG from the coding sequence ATGCATACCTTATCGTCTCTTCTCAAGGACCAGCCGTCCCTGCACGAATCGCGGATGTCTACAACCGGATTCTGTGTCTGGATTGTCTGGTCTGGGGAACTGACGAGCGCTATTCCCAATACCTTTCACGATTTTGGAGGAATGCGTATTGCCGAAGAGCAGAATCAGGCTCTTTGGTTCTTCTTCTCCAAGGACGTGTTCACAGCGTTGGCACGGCTTCAGGTCTGGGCAAATCTTAATGATTTACCGGTGTTTCTCCAGGCCATGCCATCAGCCTTACAGGTAGGATTCCAGCTTGAACTCTCCTTGTCAATTCATTCCGAGTTGTACAGTCAACAAATAATGGAACCACATTCATTTCAGGTCCTGATTCATCCTGATTTGCGTCCTTCCATTGAAGCGATTCCGGGCATGCGGCTCACCAAGCTGGAGCATCCTGACGTCGGACTTTCTGCCGCGTCGTGGAGCGAGCTGCATGGTGACGCCCGTATGGGATTTTCTTCCAAGCTGGGCTGGTATTTTGTGATTAAGCCTCTTGGAAATTCCCATGATGAAGGTTTCGTCGAGGGCTGGCGCAAGTTTTTTGGAGAGATTGAGAACGTCCTCAAGCGGCTCAAAGTTCGCTACATTGTCCAGAACGATAACCTGATTTGTGATCTCGACAGCTACGGCACTTTGCGCAAGTGGTGCATGGAGATTCTCTCTCTTTTGCATCGTGGCAAAGGCAAGGGTGATGTTTCGTACTGGCCGAGTGTTATGGCTGCCGTAGAAAAAGACGGCTATCAGTTCAACGAAGAACTTCCCAAGAAGATTCCGCTGGACTGGGCGAAGCTCGCGCCAGACTTCCCGCACATGAGCTACCGCTCAGCGTTTCTTTTGGGCAAGCCTTTCCACATCAAGGACGTTAACTACAGTTTTGAGCGCAGTCGTTTTTCTGACTGGTGTTATCTCTATCTCCCTGAGTCCAGCGAAGAAGAACTTGGCGGCTCTTTGCCCATGTCACTCCCAATTGGTTTTCTCGCGGGCAAGCATCGTGAGTGCTTTTATTGTGGCATGCGCAACCATACAGAAAAAGACTGCCCAAGCCGAAAGCTAGCAGAACTTTCGCCAGAGACCATTAAGCAGCTTTCCCGTCTTGACGTGGAGCAGATGAACGAGGCCTATCATCAGGCTGGTGATACTCTCAAGGAAAAGCCACTTGAAGGGGTTCGTGCCCTTTTGGAGGGCAAGGAAAAGCCTTCGCTTCTCACCAAAAGTTATTTTGAATCAAAGGCTGTATGTCAGCTTCGTTTTCTCCCTCTTGTCTGGCGTGCGCAGGGCAAGAACATGCCTCGTGGTTTGGAGCAGCTTTCTCCGCAGGAAAGCAGTCCTGTCGAGCAGGCATACAATTCGCTTCTTGCTGGAGATATCCCCGGTGCAGAGCGGCTTGCCAAGGATGCCGCCCTCCATCATCCGCGTGATTACAAGTCTCGCTCGCTGCTTGGTTTTATTGCTCTAGAGCGTGGCGACATTGAACGCGCGCTCTCCTACTGGAAGGAAGCTGAGTCTCTCGGAGCAACCCCGCTTCACATTTCGTATCTGAAATTTGTTCAGGGCAGGGCCAATGAAGTCATTGGGCGGAGTGATCTTGCGAGCACTTTTTATAAGGACGCCCAGAGTGTCGCTCCTCGCTGGAATGAGCTGCTGTATCGTCAGGCTGTGTGCATGGTGCGTATGGGCTTTTCCGAGCATGTCGTTGGCGTCTTAGATGATCTTTTTGAGCGCGATCCGCACATGTTCAATCGTTTGCTCATGGATCCGGAAATTGAGCGTGGCTATCTTCAGATTCTCTCTCATCTTTGGACTGTCTGGAGCACAGCCAAAGCCAAGGCCATCGAAGGCAAGGAGAATCTTGAGGAATTAAAGGCTGACCTCGACGAGTGGTTTGGCACGGAACACGAGTTTAATCGGGACATGCAGCGGCGCATTGCTGCGCTTCTTCGCTTGGATGGCATTGAGAATTTTGTTGCCTTTTGCCATCTCAGCAATGGTTACAAGCTTCTTGCCAAAAAGAAAAAGGCCCGTGTCGAATCCGAAGTGCAGCTTCTCGAAAAGAAGGGCAAGCGTTTCCGTCAGCAACTCAAGGTCATCAACAGCGAAATTTCATGGTTCCCTTTTCCTCGCGCGCTTCGAGAGTTTAATCGGGACTTCAATTATTGTGTGACCAAGCTCAACTGGGTCGCGCAGCAGCATTTTCAGGTCCCTCGAAATTTCCGCCGAAGTCATGAGTATTTTGAGAAGGTTGAGGACAAGCTCAAGCGGCTTGGGCATCGCCTTATTACACTTAAGATTATTCGTGACACGACCTTATTTTCGCTCATTTTAGGCAAGAGTTTTATGTGGATCGAAATCGTTTGTCTCGGTTTCGCCCTCGCTGCGGTACCCGCTGCGGTCTACTTTTTGGACATGAGTCAGTACCCGTGGCTTAACTCTCTTGTCGGAGAGCAGAAGTGGTCTCTCCAGAAAGGTGCTGTGGTTATCTTTTCCGCGATTGCCCTCGTTCTCTCCACTATTCGCACTGCACTGGTGTTTGAAAAAAAACGCCGAGCGCTTTTTAGCAAAGACGGTAAAGGGTAA
- a CDS encoding glycosyltransferase family 4 protein: MLPKLSSYGGAEGFSLRLATALAQAGHEVDFICARQEAPAPKGVNAIAVGRPPLGRAAKIAWYAYAAEQARKRGSYDLSFSMGKTLQQDVLRMSGGPLSVFWRLSQRAWEKGFPRTWKMARRHLAPANSIIRRLEEESLRNQKVCVTVSHRVRDWLLEAHPWLAERDLRIIYNKPDLTRFSPPTPDERLAARTHFGVAEGECAISFAGTNFALKGLETLIRAVHMLPEKFVVLVAGGRNPGRFGQLAEKLGLEKRIRFLGRVDEMPTLYRASDIFCLPSFYDTCSNAVLEALASGARVISTKDNGSSYFLSPERVLEDSADFESLAQIIEACASEPAPENFVWPKKIRAGINPYLDLVEELNY, translated from the coding sequence ATGCTTCCCAAACTTTCAAGCTACGGAGGGGCCGAAGGCTTTTCCCTGCGCCTTGCCACCGCCCTTGCCCAGGCCGGACACGAGGTTGATTTTATTTGCGCACGGCAAGAAGCTCCTGCGCCCAAAGGCGTCAACGCTATTGCTGTCGGTCGCCCGCCTCTGGGCCGTGCCGCAAAAATAGCATGGTATGCTTACGCCGCGGAGCAGGCTCGCAAACGCGGCAGCTATGACCTGAGTTTTTCTATGGGCAAAACGCTTCAGCAGGATGTTCTGCGCATGAGCGGAGGCCCACTGTCAGTTTTCTGGCGACTCTCACAGCGCGCATGGGAAAAGGGTTTTCCCCGCACCTGGAAGATGGCGCGGCGGCACCTTGCTCCTGCAAATTCCATCATACGCCGACTTGAAGAAGAATCACTGCGCAACCAGAAAGTCTGCGTCACGGTGTCCCACCGGGTTCGGGACTGGCTGCTTGAGGCTCACCCGTGGCTGGCAGAAAGAGATCTGCGCATTATCTACAACAAGCCTGACCTCACCCGCTTTTCGCCGCCGACACCTGATGAGCGTCTGGCGGCTCGAACACATTTTGGCGTGGCTGAGGGTGAATGTGCCATCTCTTTTGCAGGAACCAACTTTGCGCTCAAGGGACTGGAGACCCTGATTCGGGCGGTACACATGCTGCCAGAAAAATTTGTTGTGCTCGTGGCTGGGGGACGAAACCCAGGACGCTTTGGACAGCTTGCCGAAAAACTCGGACTTGAAAAAAGAATCCGCTTCCTTGGCCGCGTTGATGAGATGCCAACGCTCTACCGCGCCAGCGATATTTTTTGCCTTCCGTCTTTTTATGACACCTGCTCAAATGCCGTTTTGGAGGCGCTGGCCAGTGGAGCACGCGTTATTTCCACAAAAGATAACGGTTCCAGCTACTTTTTATCGCCAGAAAGAGTTCTTGAGGATTCTGCAGATTTCGAGAGTCTGGCGCAGATAATCGAAGCTTGTGCGAGCGAGCCTGCACCGGAAAACTTTGTCTGGCCAAAAAAAATTCGCGCTGGCATCAATCCATACCTTGACCTTGTGGAAGAACTGAACTATTAG
- a CDS encoding DegV family protein, with protein MAQTPNRIQYIDGIRFKRILCAAAKRLIDKHEHLDEINVFPVPDGDTGKNMAGTMRSIVDGVSNSLDQSIDKMSKIIAEAALLGARGNSGVILAQFFCGFSEGVKDLCRLTPQQFADAASEAARRAKESMANPKEGTILTVITDWADHMKANCEKYSDFPDLLQDSYKRVQVSLEETSEKLAALKTAGVVDAGAQGFVYLLDGIRDFVEQGRLDMKIEKDILQSGASGKVQERVAVEDLTFQFCTECMLRGKDIDRDALRTELAELGDSLIVAGTSETVRVHVHVNDPHAVFAIAETYGEISNKKIDDMLKQHRDLLAKAKQHVGIITDSCCDLPADFLKEYGIGVAPLTLTLNGKEFIDKIDITPAEFNSQLRQSESAKTSQPAPSEFKSLYDGMLENYENIVAIHVTAANSGTMQGSRAIANNLDSAEHIQVLDGNNLTVGLGLVVREAALAASRGLTAAEVADVARDAARRVRIFVTLDTLDFAVRGGRLSKKQGAIAKALNIKPVLTFDPETGKAEVIGKGLGRRHARSVLMKNVREVCKGKRNLRFAVAHVAAPKTCRIYKDLIWNHFGVEPLFDLEASPVLGCYSGLGAAAIAVLGD; from the coding sequence ATGGCTCAAACGCCAAATAGAATCCAATACATAGACGGTATCCGCTTTAAGCGGATTCTGTGCGCCGCTGCAAAACGGCTTATCGATAAGCACGAACATCTCGACGAAATCAATGTCTTCCCGGTGCCGGATGGCGACACAGGAAAGAATATGGCCGGTACAATGCGGTCTATCGTTGATGGTGTGTCCAATTCCCTCGATCAGTCCATCGATAAAATGAGCAAGATTATTGCCGAAGCCGCACTTTTGGGTGCGCGAGGAAACTCCGGAGTTATTCTTGCCCAGTTTTTCTGCGGTTTTTCCGAGGGCGTTAAGGACCTGTGCCGTCTGACCCCGCAGCAGTTTGCTGATGCAGCAAGCGAAGCTGCGCGCCGGGCAAAGGAGTCTATGGCTAATCCCAAAGAGGGAACCATCCTCACCGTTATTACGGACTGGGCCGACCATATGAAGGCCAACTGCGAGAAGTACAGTGACTTCCCAGATCTCTTGCAGGATTCGTATAAACGGGTGCAGGTCTCACTTGAGGAAACGTCTGAAAAACTCGCTGCCCTGAAGACTGCTGGCGTTGTCGATGCCGGAGCTCAGGGCTTTGTCTATCTTTTGGACGGCATTCGCGACTTTGTGGAGCAGGGCCGTCTGGACATGAAGATTGAGAAAGATATTCTCCAGAGTGGTGCCAGCGGCAAGGTGCAGGAGCGCGTTGCTGTTGAAGACTTAACGTTTCAGTTTTGTACGGAATGCATGCTTCGCGGCAAAGACATTGACCGTGATGCCCTGCGTACCGAACTGGCAGAACTGGGCGATAGCCTGATTGTTGCGGGAACTTCCGAGACTGTGCGCGTTCACGTTCATGTTAACGACCCCCACGCCGTCTTTGCCATTGCTGAAACCTATGGCGAGATCAGCAACAAAAAGATTGATGACATGCTGAAACAGCATCGTGATCTTTTGGCAAAGGCAAAGCAGCATGTTGGTATCATTACTGACTCCTGCTGCGACCTGCCTGCTGATTTTCTCAAGGAATACGGCATTGGTGTTGCTCCGTTGACTCTGACGCTGAACGGCAAGGAATTTATAGACAAAATCGACATTACGCCTGCGGAGTTCAATAGTCAGCTTCGCCAGAGCGAGAGTGCCAAAACGTCTCAGCCTGCTCCAAGTGAATTTAAGTCGCTGTATGACGGTATGCTGGAAAACTACGAGAACATCGTGGCTATCCATGTAACCGCTGCCAACAGTGGCACAATGCAGGGTTCTCGCGCCATTGCGAATAATCTTGATTCTGCTGAGCACATTCAGGTTCTTGACGGCAACAACCTGACCGTTGGTCTTGGTTTGGTCGTACGTGAAGCAGCTCTTGCCGCTTCTCGTGGTCTGACGGCCGCAGAAGTTGCAGATGTTGCCCGTGATGCTGCTCGCCGGGTTCGCATCTTTGTGACGCTGGATACGCTTGATTTTGCCGTACGCGGTGGCCGTCTCTCCAAGAAGCAGGGAGCCATTGCCAAGGCGTTGAACATCAAGCCTGTGCTGACGTTTGATCCTGAGACCGGGAAAGCCGAAGTTATCGGCAAGGGCCTTGGCCGTCGCCACGCCCGTTCCGTGCTTATGAAGAACGTTCGTGAGGTTTGCAAAGGCAAGCGCAATCTGCGTTTTGCCGTGGCACACGTTGCCGCACCAAAGACCTGCCGAATCTACAAGGATCTGATCTGGAATCATTTTGGTGTTGAGCCGCTTTTCGATCTGGAAGCGTCTCCTGTGCTTGGATGCTATTCTGGACTGGGTGCAGCAGCGATTGCTGTGCTTGGTGACTAG
- a CDS encoding molybdenum cofactor biosynthesis protein MoaE, whose product MDFSKTIAELKKDPEFTQNVGMLLCHNGVVRGTSRADMAEVTQLEVVSDQAKIDALCKEYEQQEGIWRCVAEGRSGCFKPGDDVLFIIVAGDYRENVKATLAELLDRIKSEAVSKKEACNR is encoded by the coding sequence ATGGATTTTTCAAAAACTATCGCAGAGCTGAAAAAAGATCCCGAGTTTACGCAAAACGTAGGAATGCTCCTGTGCCACAACGGGGTTGTACGAGGCACATCCAGAGCAGACATGGCCGAAGTCACACAGCTTGAGGTCGTTTCTGACCAGGCAAAGATTGACGCCCTGTGCAAAGAATACGAACAGCAGGAAGGCATCTGGCGCTGTGTAGCCGAGGGCCGCTCTGGCTGTTTCAAGCCCGGCGACGATGTTCTTTTTATCATTGTTGCTGGCGACTACCGCGAAAACGTTAAGGCCACTTTGGCCGAGCTTCTGGACCGGATCAAATCCGAGGCCGTCAGCAAAAAAGAAGCCTGCAATCGCTAG
- a CDS encoding M48 family metallopeptidase produces the protein MNAYLLFIVSFMILAWGVESYVSLLNLRALHPELPREFSDTFDAASYAKSQEYTRIGSRFGLIASSVELVVLLAFIFLGGFPVVDSIAKSFGFGNIITGLLFFAILSLLDGIVGLPFSIYRTFVIETRYGFNKTTPLTFVMDRLKGMLLGVVIGGPLMAAVLWFFEATGPAAWLYAWATVTVVSLALQYLMPKYILPLFNSFTPLPKGPLRTAIHDYAESVGFLANDLFMIDGSKRSSKANAFFTGFGKKKRIALFDTLIDKLSTEEIVAVVAHEVGHSACGHILKLFLLSTLRTGATFLLLSLFLNAEGLYQAFGMQSQSIYAGFVFFMLLLHPFSLLISLGTQTLSRRFEFQADAFAARTTQTPGALISGLKKLSVTNLANLTPHPAYVRLHYSHPPLLQRIRAIQGVDV, from the coding sequence ATGAACGCATACCTCCTTTTCATTGTAAGCTTTATGATCCTGGCGTGGGGAGTGGAGAGCTATGTCTCTCTGCTGAATCTCCGAGCACTGCACCCGGAGCTTCCGCGCGAATTCTCAGACACATTCGACGCAGCGAGTTACGCGAAATCGCAAGAGTACACACGAATTGGGAGCCGCTTTGGTCTCATCGCGAGCAGTGTTGAGCTTGTGGTGCTCCTTGCCTTCATTTTTCTTGGTGGTTTCCCGGTAGTAGATAGCATTGCCAAAAGCTTCGGCTTTGGGAACATCATCACTGGCCTTCTTTTCTTTGCCATCCTGAGCCTGCTCGACGGCATTGTTGGCCTCCCCTTCTCCATTTACCGCACCTTTGTGATCGAAACGCGATACGGTTTCAACAAGACCACACCGCTCACATTCGTCATGGACCGCCTCAAAGGAATGCTCCTTGGTGTTGTGATCGGCGGACCGCTCATGGCCGCCGTTCTCTGGTTCTTTGAAGCCACAGGTCCCGCAGCCTGGCTCTACGCATGGGCGACAGTCACCGTGGTCAGCCTCGCCCTGCAGTACCTCATGCCCAAGTACATCCTGCCGCTTTTCAACAGCTTTACGCCGCTGCCCAAAGGACCGCTTCGCACCGCCATTCACGACTATGCCGAGTCCGTTGGTTTCCTTGCCAATGACCTCTTTATGATTGACGGCTCCAAGCGTTCCAGCAAGGCCAATGCGTTTTTTACAGGCTTTGGCAAAAAGAAGCGCATCGCCCTTTTTGACACGCTCATCGACAAGCTCAGCACAGAAGAAATCGTCGCCGTCGTCGCTCACGAGGTCGGGCACTCCGCCTGCGGCCACATTCTCAAACTCTTTCTGCTCTCCACTCTCAGAACAGGCGCAACCTTCCTGCTCCTCTCTCTCTTCCTCAATGCAGAAGGACTTTATCAGGCCTTTGGCATGCAATCACAAAGCATCTATGCGGGCTTTGTCTTTTTTATGCTCCTGTTGCACCCCTTTAGTCTCCTCATATCTCTCGGCACACAGACCCTCTCTCGGCGCTTTGAGTTTCAGGCCGATGCCTTTGCAGCTCGCACGACTCAGACACCGGGCGCCCTCATCTCCGGCTTAAAAAAACTCTCCGTGACCAACCTCGCCAACTTGACCCCGCACCCCGCATATGTGCGACTCCATTACTCCCACCCGCCACTCTTGCAGCGCATTCGCGCTATACAAGGTGTCGACGTATAG
- a CDS encoding glycosyltransferase produces MRIIQVVNVRWFNATAWYALFLSRLLRDAGHEVIVLTLEGTETHEKALAWGLDARALPLNTVNPIRLVSLLFSLRKLVKTFQPDVVNCHRGESFILWGLLKKCGKGFKLFRTRGDQRLPRNNFPNRWLHSSCADGVISTNSVMHRHFLSNFGIPNPQLHLIPGGVDRDKFQFSPAGRAELREQYGYADSDFVVGLLGRFDEVKGQKELIASIATLRAQGLTQIKLLLLGFETATSEQSVRTWIAENDMQDATTITGFCPDIAAAISCCDLGVIASKWSETIARAALEFMSCHVPIVSSSVGVMPDLLPAEALFAPGDVQDMGTHITRAYTDAAYYARLGHIQGERINHLTGADFLQQTLNVYRGLA; encoded by the coding sequence ATGCGCATCATACAAGTCGTTAATGTTCGCTGGTTCAATGCAACCGCATGGTATGCCCTGTTTCTCAGTCGCCTTCTTCGTGATGCCGGACACGAGGTAATCGTCCTGACGCTCGAAGGGACGGAAACCCATGAAAAAGCCCTTGCATGGGGGCTTGATGCCCGTGCTCTCCCCCTCAACACCGTGAACCCCATAAGGCTTGTGTCACTGCTTTTTTCGCTGCGCAAGCTTGTCAAAACATTTCAGCCAGATGTGGTCAACTGCCATCGGGGTGAGTCCTTTATCTTGTGGGGCCTGCTCAAAAAGTGTGGCAAGGGCTTCAAACTCTTTCGAACCCGAGGTGACCAGCGCCTCCCCCGGAATAATTTTCCTAACCGCTGGCTTCATTCCTCGTGCGCTGATGGGGTCATTTCCACAAATTCTGTCATGCACCGGCACTTTTTGTCGAACTTTGGGATTCCCAACCCACAGCTCCACCTTATTCCCGGTGGCGTCGACAGGGATAAATTTCAGTTCTCCCCGGCAGGCCGAGCAGAACTCCGTGAGCAGTATGGCTACGCCGACAGCGATTTCGTCGTTGGCCTTCTTGGCCGCTTTGATGAAGTCAAAGGCCAAAAGGAACTTATTGCTTCCATTGCCACGCTCCGGGCACAGGGCCTGACCCAGATCAAACTCCTGCTCCTTGGGTTTGAAACAGCAACCTCCGAGCAGTCTGTCAGAACGTGGATTGCAGAAAACGACATGCAGGATGCCACAACCATAACAGGCTTCTGCCCCGACATCGCAGCCGCAATTTCCTGCTGTGACCTCGGCGTCATCGCCTCCAAATGGTCCGAGACCATTGCTCGTGCGGCGCTGGAATTCATGTCCTGCCATGTTCCTATTGTGAGTAGCTCCGTCGGTGTCATGCCCGATCTCCTGCCCGCAGAGGCGCTCTTTGCGCCCGGCGATGTGCAGGATATGGGTACCCACATTACGCGGGCATATACCGATGCCGCCTACTACGCCCGCCTTGGTCACATTCAGGGCGAGCGCATCAATCACCTGACCGGGGCAGACTTTCTCCAGCAGACTCTCAACGTGTACCGAGGACTCGCGTGA
- a CDS encoding YcaO-like family protein, whose protein sequence is MIELKSCPKSYSKEQDKACSPQETVERVHERLKKFGTDVLAEVKRIDTGRLGIPVYMSICGNAARGIMPTRKQMGKGASPIQAQASALMELTERFSYFSYWSKEENFEELTWSEAQDEWPGKVIPVSEIIASANDSISKEDAARILDLITWRFVPATNVSKETEEYVPLDWFKKLNEFNGSSAGNTFEESILQGASELVERHVSTVSDRQQPQMPTIDPDSSDDAVLAELVRAFRDNGIRFWLKDMSLGMPAPTVAAIAYDPENFPQASEIVYTAGTAATPEKAAIRALTEVAQLAGDFETGANYEASGLPKYLKLEDISWITDGPVVPLSSLPSLEADDIRKELANLCDGLAAKGHTLYSISTMHDEIGIPTNYSFVPGFLFRERTEQASLGLFVGRMLAEDAPIPNALEGLDVLEEVYPNAHFLPFFRALLNLRMGDPAAAAKLFATAEPLQPDSEDKGLAAFYQAYALTQAGDFSNAMPHLDRAISYCPEVKEYFNLRGVCFFKAENYEEAMKNFKAALDLDSGSAMDLANLGMCYKKLGQAQEAIHCLANAYELDPNLEFAKEQLDQLLQDE, encoded by the coding sequence ATGATCGAACTGAAAAGCTGTCCCAAGTCCTATTCCAAGGAACAGGATAAAGCCTGTTCCCCTCAGGAAACCGTTGAGCGCGTTCACGAGCGTCTCAAAAAATTTGGTACCGACGTCCTCGCGGAAGTCAAACGCATCGACACCGGCCGCCTTGGCATTCCCGTCTACATGAGCATCTGCGGCAACGCTGCCCGCGGCATTATGCCCACCAGAAAGCAGATGGGAAAAGGCGCCTCCCCCATTCAGGCCCAGGCCTCCGCGCTCATGGAACTGACTGAGCGATTCAGCTATTTCAGTTACTGGAGCAAAGAAGAAAACTTTGAGGAGCTGACCTGGTCCGAGGCTCAGGACGAATGGCCGGGTAAAGTCATTCCCGTTTCTGAAATCATCGCCTCTGCCAACGACTCCATTTCTAAAGAAGACGCCGCACGCATTCTCGATCTTATTACCTGGCGCTTTGTCCCTGCAACCAACGTGAGCAAAGAAACAGAGGAATACGTCCCTCTCGACTGGTTTAAAAAGCTCAACGAATTCAATGGCTCCAGCGCAGGCAACACCTTTGAGGAATCTATTCTGCAGGGTGCGTCCGAGCTGGTCGAACGCCACGTCAGCACCGTCAGCGACCGCCAGCAGCCACAGATGCCGACCATCGACCCCGACAGCTCTGACGACGCCGTGCTCGCCGAACTCGTTCGCGCCTTCCGCGACAACGGCATTCGCTTTTGGCTCAAAGACATGAGCCTTGGTATGCCTGCCCCCACAGTTGCAGCCATCGCATACGATCCCGAGAACTTCCCGCAGGCCAGCGAAATCGTCTACACCGCAGGCACAGCCGCTACGCCAGAAAAAGCCGCCATTCGTGCGCTAACCGAAGTCGCCCAGCTTGCTGGTGACTTTGAGACCGGCGCCAACTATGAGGCCTCCGGCCTGCCCAAGTATCTCAAGCTTGAGGACATCTCCTGGATCACTGACGGCCCGGTCGTTCCCCTCTCTTCCCTGCCGAGCCTCGAAGCTGACGACATCCGCAAGGAACTTGCAAACCTCTGTGATGGTCTTGCCGCCAAGGGGCACACACTTTACAGTATTTCCACCATGCACGACGAGATCGGGATTCCCACAAACTACAGTTTTGTGCCCGGATTCCTCTTCCGCGAACGCACCGAACAGGCCTCTCTTGGTCTCTTCGTCGGACGCATGCTCGCCGAAGATGCCCCAATTCCCAACGCACTCGAAGGGCTGGATGTGCTCGAAGAAGTCTACCCCAACGCACATTTCCTCCCCTTCTTCCGCGCGCTGCTGAACCTGCGCATGGGTGATCCTGCTGCTGCCGCAAAACTTTTTGCTACGGCAGAACCTCTTCAGCCAGACAGCGAAGATAAAGGCCTCGCCGCTTTTTATCAGGCCTATGCCCTTACTCAGGCTGGAGATTTTTCCAACGCGATGCCGCACCTCGACCGCGCTATCTCCTACTGTCCTGAAGTCAAAGAATACTTCAACCTGCGCGGCGTCTGCTTCTTCAAAGCCGAAAACTATGAAGAAGCTATGAAAAATTTCAAAGCAGCACTCGATCTCGACAGCGGTTCAGCAATGGACTTGGCAAATCTTGGAATGTGCTATAAGAAACTCGGACAGGCACAAGAAGCGATTCACTGCCTCGCCAATGCATATGAACTCGACCCTAACCTTGAGTTCGCAAAGGAACAGCTCGACCAACTGTTACAAGATGAATAA
- a CDS encoding TusE/DsrC/DsvC family sulfur relay protein, which produces MATVEFQGISFDIDEDGFLQRFEDWCPEWVEYVKESEGIKDLTDEHQKVLDFLQDYYKKNGIAPMVRILSKVTGFKLKHIYELFPSGPGKGACKMAGLPKPTGCV; this is translated from the coding sequence ATGGCAACTGTTGAGTTCCAGGGAATTTCTTTCGATATCGATGAAGACGGTTTTCTTCAGCGTTTCGAAGACTGGTGCCCTGAGTGGGTTGAGTACGTTAAGGAATCCGAAGGCATCAAAGATCTGACTGACGAACATCAGAAAGTTCTCGACTTCCTGCAGGATTACTACAAGAAGAATGGCATCGCTCCTATGGTGCGCATTCTCTCCAAGGTGACTGGCTTCAAGCTGAAGCACATCTACGAGCTGTTCCCCTCCGGTCCTGGTAAGGGTGCTTGTAAGATGGCCGGTCTTCCTAAGCCCACCGGCTGCGTCTAA